From the genome of Leptodactylus fuscus isolate aLepFus1 chromosome 1, aLepFus1.hap2, whole genome shotgun sequence, one region includes:
- the LOC142198512 gene encoding molybdopterin synthase catalytic subunit-like translates to MDENNEEPRDFIRICTEKLSTEEVSQLVVSPSCGAVSIFVGTTRNNFEGKKVVHLEYEAYVPMAETEIKKILTDIRQKWPSVKHMAVYHRLGLVPICEASVVIAISSPHRDDSLDAVKYCINTLKASVPIWKKEVYEEEGSTWKENQECFWKKQKDS, encoded by the exons ATGGATGAAAATAATGAAGAGCCCCGCGACTTCATCAGGATTTGTACAGAAAAGCTTTCCACTGAGGAAGTGTCGCAGTTGGTGGTTTCTCCAAGCTGTGGCGCTGTGTCCATTTTTGTAG gAACTACAAGGAACAATTTTGAAGGAAAAAAAGTTGTGCACCTCGAGTATGAAGCCTATGTGCCAATGGCAGAGACAGAAATTAAGAAAATCCTGACTGATATCAGACAGAAATGGCCGTCTGTCAAGCACATGGCTGTGTACCATAGACTCGG tttGGTCCCAATATGTGAAGCCAGCGTTGTTATCGCAATCTCCTCACCCCACAGAGATGACTCCCTGGACGCCGTGAAGTACTGTATAAACACATTGAAAGCCAGCGTGCCTATATGGAAGAAG GAAGTGTATGAAGAGGAAGGCTCCACCTGGAAGGAAAATCAGGAATGTTTTTGGAAAAAGCAAAAAGACTCTTAA